The following proteins are co-located in the uncultured Tolumonas sp. genome:
- the nrdB gene encoding class Ia ribonucleoside-diphosphate reductase subunit beta has protein sequence MAYSTFSKQPNDARKEPMFFGQTVNVARYDQQKYEVFERLIEKQLSFFWRPEEVDVSQDRIDYQALPPHEQHIFISNLKYQTLLDSIQGRSPNVALLPLVSLPELETWIETWAFSETIHSRSYTHIIRNITNDPAIIFDDIVANEQIIKRAEDIAGYYDELIELTQYWQLLGEGTHLVNGKTVVVSRRELKKKLYLCLMSVNALEAIRFYVSFACSFAFAERELMEGNAKIIKMIARDEALHLTGTQHMLNILREGSDDPEMAEIARELHHECFELFKTAAEQEKEWAAYLFKDGSMLGLNKDILCQYVEFITNVRMQAVGLPLAFDADRQNPLPWINTWLNSDNVQVAPQEVEISSYLVGQIDAEVNPDDLGDFLL, from the coding sequence ATGGCGTACAGCACTTTCTCAAAACAACCGAACGATGCCCGCAAAGAGCCGATGTTTTTCGGCCAGACCGTTAACGTGGCACGTTATGACCAACAAAAATATGAAGTTTTCGAACGTCTGATCGAGAAACAGCTTTCATTTTTCTGGCGCCCGGAAGAAGTCGATGTTTCGCAAGATCGCATCGACTATCAGGCGCTGCCACCGCATGAACAGCATATTTTTATTTCCAATCTGAAATATCAAACCCTGCTGGATTCGATCCAAGGCCGTAGCCCCAACGTGGCATTGTTACCATTGGTTTCTCTGCCAGAGCTGGAAACCTGGATCGAAACCTGGGCGTTTTCTGAAACCATTCATTCACGTTCTTACACCCACATCATTCGTAATATCACCAATGATCCGGCGATTATTTTTGATGACATCGTGGCCAACGAACAAATCATCAAACGTGCGGAAGACATCGCCGGTTATTACGATGAACTGATTGAGCTGACTCAATACTGGCAGCTGCTGGGTGAAGGCACGCATCTGGTCAACGGTAAAACCGTGGTGGTTTCACGCCGCGAGTTGAAAAAGAAACTGTATCTGTGTCTGATGAGCGTAAATGCGCTGGAAGCGATCCGTTTCTATGTCAGTTTTGCTTGTTCTTTTGCCTTTGCCGAGCGAGAGCTTATGGAAGGTAATGCCAAGATTATCAAGATGATAGCCCGCGATGAGGCATTGCATTTAACCGGTACGCAGCACATGCTGAACATTCTGCGTGAAGGCAGTGATGATCCGGAAATGGCTGAAATTGCCCGTGAATTGCATCACGAATGTTTTGAATTATTCAAAACGGCAGCGGAACAAGAAAAAGAGTGGGCAGCGTATCTGTTTAAAGATGGCTCCATGCTCGGTTTGAACAAAGATATTCTGTGCCAGTACGTCGAGTTTATTACTAACGTGCGGATGCAAGCAGTTGGTTTGCCGTTGGCCTTTGATGCCGATCGTCAGAACCCACTGCCATGGATCAACACTTGGCTGAATTCTGATAACGTGCAAGTTGCGCCGCAAGAAGTCGAAATCAGCTCTTATCTGGTAGGTCAGATCGATGCTGAAGTAAACCCTGATGA
- the nrdA gene encoding class 1a ribonucleoside-diphosphate reductase subunit alpha, with product MTVSLMVTKRDNVTEPLNLDKIHRVVTWAAEGLQGVSVSQVELSAHIQFYDGIRTSDIHETLIKSAADLISEQAPDYQYLAARLAMFHLRKKAYGGFTPPSLFEQVKTQVEAGRYDQQLLTDYSQEEFDLLDSYLVHDRDMHFAYAAVKQLEGKYLLQNRVTGEIYESPQFLYMLVAACLFAKYPRTTRLDYIKRFYDAVSTFKISLPTPIMSGVRTPTRQFSSCVLIECGDSLDSINATASSIVRYVSQRAGIGINAGRIRALGSEIRGGEAFHTGCIPFYKYFQTAVKCCSQGGVRGGAATVFYPLWHLEVESLLVLKNNRGVEENRVRHMDYGVQINRLMYQRLIQGGNITLFSPSDAPGLYDAFFADQTEFERLYLQYEQDPAIRKRQIKAVELFSLLMQERAGTGRIYIQNVDHCNTHSPFDPAVAPIRQSNLCLEIALPTKALDHYLDEKGEIALCTLSAFNLGAIESLDELEPLAELAVRALDALLDYQDYPIPAANNGAMWRRPLGIGVINYAYYLAKNGVRYSDGSALGLTHRTFEAIQYYLLKASVKLAKESGACPRFNETMYAQGILPIDTYKRDLDDLCQEPLHLDWETLRSEIKQHGLRNSTLTALMPSETSSQIANATNGIEPPRGLISVKASKDGILRQVVPDYTELKDNYELLWNQPNNDGYLQLVGVMQKFVDQAISANTSYDPSRFEGHKVPMKQLLKDLLTAYKYGLKTLYYHNTRDGADDAQLQAAQADDCAGGACKI from the coding sequence ATGACAGTCAGCTTGATGGTCACGAAACGGGATAACGTTACCGAGCCACTTAATCTGGATAAGATCCACCGCGTTGTAACATGGGCTGCAGAAGGCTTACAGGGTGTTTCTGTCTCGCAGGTTGAGTTAAGTGCTCATATCCAGTTTTATGATGGAATTCGCACCTCCGACATCCATGAGACCTTGATCAAATCAGCGGCTGATCTAATTTCCGAACAAGCACCTGATTACCAATATCTGGCGGCTCGCCTGGCAATGTTCCATCTGCGTAAAAAAGCTTATGGCGGTTTCACACCACCTTCTTTATTTGAGCAGGTAAAAACGCAAGTGGAAGCCGGTCGTTACGATCAGCAGTTACTGACCGATTACAGCCAAGAAGAGTTCGATCTGCTGGATAGCTATCTGGTGCACGATCGCGACATGCATTTTGCTTATGCTGCAGTTAAACAGCTGGAAGGTAAATACCTGCTGCAAAACCGTGTGACCGGCGAAATCTACGAAAGCCCGCAGTTCCTGTATATGCTGGTGGCGGCATGTCTGTTTGCTAAGTACCCAAGAACAACGCGTCTGGATTACATCAAGCGTTTTTACGACGCGGTTTCTACCTTCAAAATTTCGCTGCCGACACCCATTATGTCTGGCGTGCGTACCCCTACCCGTCAATTCAGCTCTTGTGTCTTGATCGAGTGTGGTGACAGCTTAGATTCTATCAACGCGACCGCATCTTCTATCGTACGTTATGTTTCGCAGCGTGCCGGTATCGGTATCAACGCTGGCCGTATTCGTGCGCTGGGGAGTGAAATCCGTGGTGGCGAAGCGTTCCACACCGGTTGTATTCCATTCTACAAATACTTCCAGACTGCGGTGAAATGTTGCTCTCAGGGCGGCGTTCGTGGTGGTGCTGCCACTGTGTTCTATCCACTGTGGCATCTGGAAGTCGAATCACTGCTGGTATTGAAAAATAACCGTGGCGTGGAAGAAAACCGCGTTCGTCACATGGACTACGGTGTACAGATCAACCGTCTGATGTATCAACGTCTGATCCAGGGCGGTAACATCACCCTGTTCTCGCCATCCGATGCACCAGGTTTATACGATGCGTTCTTTGCGGATCAGACCGAATTTGAACGTCTGTATCTGCAATACGAACAAGACCCAGCGATCCGTAAACGTCAGATCAAAGCCGTTGAGCTGTTTTCATTGCTGATGCAGGAACGTGCCGGTACAGGTCGTATCTACATTCAGAACGTCGATCATTGCAACACGCACAGTCCGTTTGACCCAGCCGTTGCGCCGATCCGCCAAAGCAATTTGTGTTTGGAAATCGCGCTGCCAACTAAAGCACTGGATCATTATCTGGATGAGAAAGGCGAAATCGCCCTGTGTACACTGTCTGCGTTTAACTTAGGTGCTATCGAATCACTGGATGAATTGGAACCACTGGCTGAACTGGCTGTGCGTGCACTAGACGCGTTGCTGGATTATCAGGATTACCCAATTCCAGCAGCTAATAATGGCGCAATGTGGCGTCGTCCGTTAGGTATTGGTGTTATCAACTACGCCTATTATCTGGCGAAAAACGGCGTGCGTTACTCCGATGGTTCAGCGTTGGGTCTGACGCATCGCACTTTCGAAGCCATTCAATATTACCTGCTGAAAGCATCGGTAAAACTGGCGAAAGAATCTGGCGCCTGCCCGCGTTTCAATGAAACCATGTATGCACAGGGTATTCTGCCGATCGATACTTACAAACGCGATCTGGATGATCTGTGCCAAGAGCCATTACATCTGGATTGGGAAACACTGCGCAGCGAAATCAAACAGCACGGTCTGCGTAACTCCACACTGACGGCACTGATGCCATCTGAAACCTCAAGCCAGATCGCCAATGCCACCAACGGCATTGAACCGCCACGAGGCTTGATCAGCGTGAAAGCATCAAAAGACGGCATTTTGCGTCAGGTTGTGCCTGATTACACGGAACTGAAAGATAACTACGAGTTATTGTGGAACCAACCAAACAATGATGGCTACCTGCAATTAGTTGGTGTGATGCAAAAATTCGTCGATCAGGCGATTTCTGCCAATACCAGCTATGACCCTAGCCGGTTTGAAGGCCACAAAGTGCCAATGAAACAGCTACTGAAAGATCTGCTAACCGCCTATAAATACGGCCTAAAAACGCTGTATTACCATAACACCCGTGACGGTGCGGATGATGCACAATTGCAGGCAGCACAAGCAGACGATTGCGCCGGCGGTGCATGTAAAATTTAA
- a CDS encoding HAD-IA family hydrolase has protein sequence MTQSRFAAVLFDLDGTLLDTAPDLGAAANHVLAQIGKAPLSDFVIRQTASDGALALIKAGLSETEQAEHDLPVLRQQLLDHYAQHLYVGTRPYDGMVELITWLNNRAIPWGVVTNKPAFLTDPLLALVTELPHCAVAVSADTLPLRKPHPEPLWHACEQIGVTAKECLYVGDHIRDIEAGRNAGMTTAIAAWGYIAENERLTDWLADVEMADPHRLLTWLSR, from the coding sequence ATGACACAGTCACGCTTTGCGGCAGTTTTATTTGATTTAGACGGTACGTTGCTGGATACCGCACCTGATCTCGGCGCTGCCGCCAATCACGTGTTAGCGCAAATAGGTAAAGCACCGCTCTCTGATTTTGTGATCCGGCAAACTGCGTCCGATGGGGCGCTGGCTTTAATTAAGGCTGGGCTTTCTGAAACCGAGCAAGCAGAACACGATTTACCTGTGTTACGGCAGCAGTTATTAGATCACTACGCCCAACATTTATATGTTGGTACACGTCCGTATGACGGTATGGTTGAACTGATTACCTGGCTGAATAACCGCGCCATTCCATGGGGTGTTGTTACCAATAAACCGGCCTTTTTAACTGACCCTCTGCTAGCTTTAGTAACCGAGTTACCTCACTGTGCAGTCGCAGTCAGTGCCGATACTCTGCCGTTACGAAAACCACATCCGGAGCCGTTATGGCATGCTTGTGAGCAAATCGGAGTGACGGCAAAAGAGTGTCTCTATGTCGGCGATCATATCCGCGATATCGAGGCCGGTCGCAATGCAGGAATGACTACCGCTATTGCAGCATGGGGTTATATTGCGGAAAATGAACGCCTGACCGACTGGTTGGCAGACGTTGAAATGGCTGATCCACACCGCTTATTAACGTGGTTATCTCGCTAA
- the ubiG gene encoding bifunctional 2-polyprenyl-6-hydroxyphenol methylase/3-demethylubiquinol 3-O-methyltransferase UbiG, protein MNVDSQEIAKFEAIASHWWDPHGDFKPLHLMNPLRLEWISDHCEGLFGKQVLDVGCGGGILSESMAKQGAQVLGVDMGHEPLQVARLHALEQNVKLDYQRITVEELAEQRPASFDVVTCMEMLEHVPDPASIVRACAKLAKPGGKLFFSTINRTKQSWLLMILAAEQVLKIVPKGTHDHAKFIRPAELIRCCDSADLLTKKVKGVRYNPLTEHFKLSDDVSVNYQIFCEKPL, encoded by the coding sequence ATGAATGTTGATTCGCAGGAAATCGCTAAATTTGAAGCCATTGCCAGTCACTGGTGGGATCCTCATGGTGATTTCAAGCCATTACACCTGATGAACCCGCTGCGTTTAGAGTGGATTTCTGACCATTGCGAAGGTTTATTTGGCAAACAAGTGCTGGATGTCGGCTGTGGCGGCGGCATTTTAAGTGAAAGCATGGCGAAACAAGGCGCACAGGTATTAGGCGTTGATATGGGCCATGAACCGTTACAAGTAGCTCGCCTGCATGCATTGGAACAAAACGTAAAACTCGATTATCAGCGCATTACCGTCGAAGAGCTGGCCGAACAGCGCCCTGCCTCGTTCGATGTTGTCACCTGCATGGAAATGCTGGAGCATGTGCCTGACCCCGCCTCTATCGTGCGTGCTTGTGCCAAATTAGCCAAACCTGGCGGAAAACTTTTTTTCTCAACCATTAACCGCACAAAACAATCCTGGTTATTGATGATTTTGGCGGCAGAGCAAGTGTTGAAGATTGTGCCGAAAGGAACGCATGATCACGCGAAATTTATTCGTCCGGCTGAACTTATCCGTTGTTGTGACAGCGCCGATTTGCTAACCAAAAAAGTCAAAGGGGTACGCTATAACCCACTGACAGAACACTTTAAGCTGTCAGACGATGTTTCGGTTAACTATCAGATTTTCTGTGAAAAGCCACTATGA